A window of the Apostichopus japonicus isolate 1M-3 chromosome 8, ASM3797524v1, whole genome shotgun sequence genome harbors these coding sequences:
- the LOC139971961 gene encoding protein FAM177A1-like, giving the protein MASGLPDDSGAAKVVSPGNVSLENTELGRKPRRILHFSDGVMEEYSTDEEDGENEESAGPVVDPQTLTWGPFLWYYTYSAALKTFNACEIMGEKLAYFFGITSPKYQYAINEFHRLEEEEKEQLKKQEEDRDRIRDEKAMKEAAKQNSDRASAMKIPDI; this is encoded by the exons ATGGCATCTGGTTTGCCAGATGATTCTGGTGCTGCAAAGGTGGTGTCTCCTGGTAATGTTTCATTGGAAAACACAGAGCTTGGAAGGAAACCAAGGAGGATCCTCCATTTTAGTGATGGAGTTATGGAAGAATACAGCACAGATGAAGAGGATGGTGAAAATGAGGAATCAGCAGGACCAGTGGTTGACCCA CAAACACTAACCTGGGGTCCTTTCCTCTGGTATTACACATATTCTGCAGCTTTGAAAACATTCAACG CTTGTGAAATTATGGGGGAGAAATTAGCCTACTTCTTTGGAATAAcatcaccaaaatatcagtaTGCTATCAATGAGTTTCACAGACTGGAGGAAGAG GAAAAAGAACAGTTGAAAAAGCAAGAAGAAGATCGAGACAGAATCCGTGATGAAAAGGCAATGAAAGAGGCTGCAAAGCAAAATAGTGACAGAGCGTCTGCGATGAAAATTCCTGACATTTGA
- the LOC139971960 gene encoding fructose-2,6-bisphosphatase TIGAR-like, whose amino-acid sequence MSKIRFTLVRHGESAFNSMNLVQGHMNPGLSTLGCNQAELIGKRLQNEKYDFVYTSDLKRACHTAEIILRRNQETKIQPTQDARLREVNLGIWQGWPISVLRGTLAQLKIPMAEFEFEDGESRDQLLTRAVSFIDDLCLTCLTNTTNQSTNPSSVNILLVVHGFLIKELVDYFLSKCSSTRDSNHDKIPNGSISIFEAILQGGSLDDVKCDVICDISHLTNV is encoded by the exons ATGTCGAAGATTCGTTTCACGTTGGTTCGTCA tggAGAGAGTGCATTCAACAGTATGAACCTTGTGCAAG GCCACATGAACCCTGGTCTTTCTACGTTAGGATGCAATCAAGCAGAACTAATTGGAAAAAGACTTCAAAATGAGAAATATGATTTTGTGTATACCAGTGATCTGAAAAGAGCTTGTCAC ACGGCGGAGATAATCCTCAGACGGAATCAAGAAACTAAAATTCAACCAACCCAAGATGCACGGTTACGCGAAGTT AACCTTGGTATATGGCAAGGCTGGCCAATTTCTGTATTGAGGGGTACGCTAGCACAACTCAAAATACCAATGGCGGAATTCGAGTTTGAAGACGGAGAGTCACGTGATCAG CTTTTAACACGAGCTGTATCGTTCATTGATGATCTTTGCTTGACCTGTCTGACGAACACGACGAACCAATCAACAAACCCATCTTCTGTTAATATTTTACTAGTCGTGCATGGATTTCTGATTAAGGAGCTTGTGGATTACTTCTTATCTAAGTGCAGTTCAACACGTGATTCAAATCACGATAAAATACCTAACGGCAGTATCTCCATCTTTGAAGCAATTTTACAAGGGGGGTCCTTAGATGACGTCAAATGTGACGTTATTTGTGACATCAGTCACCTCACAAACGTTTAA